A genomic region of Parambassis ranga chromosome 7, fParRan2.1, whole genome shotgun sequence contains the following coding sequences:
- the parapinopsina gene encoding parapinopsin a, with protein sequence MESVSYHEDSFSSNSSANTEILSRTGYTILAVIMGSFSVAGIILNLLVIVVTVKHRQLRQPLSYALVNLAICDLGCAVCGGLPTTITSAMGYFSLGRVGCVLEAFAVAFFGIASLCTVAVISLERYVVVCYPMGAVLFQTRHAVGGVVLSWVWSFVWNTPPLFGWGSYELEGVKTSCAPNWYSRDAGNMSYIIIYFFLCFAVPFSVIMVSYSRLLWTLRQVTKLQISETGSTNRVEVQVARMIVVMVLAFLVTWLPYAAMALAVIIDSTLYINPVIATIPVYFAKSSTVYNPIIYIFMNRQFRGYAVPAVLCGWNPWASEPQLSENETTVISLNKSQRVSPKQSLKE encoded by the exons ATGGAGAGTGTTTCCTACCATGAAGACTCCTTCTCATCAAACAGCTCAGCCAACACAGAGATCCTGTCCCGGACTGGTTACACAATACTGGCTGTTATCATGGGTTCGTTCTCTGTGGCAGGAATTATCCTCAACCTGCTGGTCATTGTGGTgacagtcaaacacagacaaCTACGGCAACCGCTGAGTTACGCCCTGGTTAACCTTGCCATTTGTGATCtgggctgtgctgtgtgtggaggCCTGCCCACCACAATCACCAGTGCAATGGGATACTTCAGCCTGGGACGTGTGGGCTGCGTGTTAGAGGCCTTTGCTGTGGCTTTTTTTG GGATAGCAAGTCTGTGTACGGTAGCAGTCATCTCTCTTGAACGCTACGTAGTGGTGTGTTATCCCATGGGTGCTGTCCTGTTCCAGACCAG GCATGCAGTCGGTGGAGTGGTTCTGTCCTGGGTGTGGTCGTTTGTGTGGAACACTCCGCCTCTCTTTGGATGGGGAAGTTATGAGTTAGAAGGTGTAAAAACGTCCTGTGCTCCTAACTGGTACAGCAGAGATGCTGGGAACATGTCCTACATCATCATATACTTCTTCCTTTGTTTTGCTGTGCCCTTCTCCGTCATCATGGTGTCCTATTCTCGGTTGTTGTGGACCCTCCGGCAG GTGACAAAGCTGCAGATATCAGAGACTGGAAGTACAAATCGGGTGGAGGTACAGGTGGCCCGCATGATAGTGGTGATGGTGTTGGCCTTCCTTGTCACCTGGCTGCCCTATGCTGCCATGGCCCTTGCTGTCATCATAGACTCCACTCTTTATATAAACCCTGTCATCGCTACTATACCAGTTTACTTTGCTAAGAGCAGCACGGTCTACAACCCCATCATATACATATTCATGAACAGACAG TTCCGTGGCTACGCCGTTCCAGCTGTTCTTTGTGGATGGAACCCGTGGGCCTCAGAGCCACAACTATCTGAGAATGAAACCACTGTCATCTCTCTGAACAAGAGTCAAAGAGTCTCACCAAAGCAGTCTTTGAAAGAATAA
- the LOC114438223 gene encoding D(4) dopamine receptor-like: protein MDVDVLWNNTAADYETGINTVFFVFNCTVLTLTLIVGLPGNLWICWVVFRTRSLQTCNNALLVSLAASDLLKCSVDTPLLLFSVLRPVKCGQMYACTVQQFTYALCSCVQLLTLVSISVERFQAIAFPFQTVKRKARVRLWITSIWACGLLLAVVSLILSKKALCYMLDRPHAGGRTDDPPRHSDPFGPYVLVPVWGLSLTVIVIHYARIFKVVRQHRKKVFNRGVQLRPTVPKQVWGWPSIPPASAPGTAHQAPFRALPLVGSSSPLPSRRTVLLVDEEGGSAGTSTAGVPGRPPEIVGAVCLLTPGARERGKKQMEGKLAQRFGYIIIAFTLFWVPMVVILLINTLITSQDLLMELETSAVVLTCVQAAVDPLIYTFVTKQFHSELRKILSSIPGCPLKLRA, encoded by the exons ATGGATGTTGACGTTTTATGGaacaacacagctgctgacTATGAGACTGGCATAAATACTGTGTTTTTTGTATTCAACTGCACAGTCCTAACTTTGACATTAATTGTTGGTTTGCCTGGAAACCTGTGGATTTGCTGGGTGGTGTTCAGAACTAGAAGCCTCCAGACCTGTAACAATGCGCTGCTCGTCAGTTTGGCGGCCAGTGACCTCCTGAAGTGCTCCGTGGACACGCCGCTGCTGCTCTTCTCCGTTTTGCGTCCTGTGAAGTGCGGCCAGATGTATGCGTGCACCGTGCAGCAGTTCACCTATGCCCTGTGCAGCTGCGTCCAGCTGCTCACGCTGGTGAGCATCAGCGTGGAGCGCTTCCAAGCCATCGCCTTTCCTTTTCAAACCGTGAAGAGGAAAGCGAGGGTCCGTCTCTGGATTACGTCCATTTGGGCATGCGGCCTCCTTTTGGCTGTAGTTTCTCTGATTCTCTCCAAAAAGGCGCTCTGCTACATGCTCGACCGTCCACACGCCGGGGGCCGTACCGACGACCCTCCTCGACATTCGGATCCATTTGGACCATACGTGCTGGTGCCGGTGTGGggactgtctctgactgtgatCGTCATCCACTACGCGCGCATATTCAAAGTTGTACGGCAGCACCGAAAGAAAGTGTTCAACCGTGGGGTCCAGCTGAGGCCGACGGTGCCGAAGCAGGTGTGGGGCTGGCCGAGCATCCCCCCCGCTTCAGCACCAGGCACAGCTCATCAGGCCCCCTTCAGGGCTCTGCCGCTTGTGGGCTCCAGCAGCCCGCTGCCCTCCAGACGGACTGTGCTTTTAGTGGACGAGGAAGGAGGCAGTGCGGGCACGTCCACGGCAGGCGTCCCTGGAAGACCCCCGGAAATCGTCGGCGCAGTGTGTCTGCTGACACCCGGGGCCAGAGAGCGGGGGAAGAAACAGATGGAGGGGAAGCTGGCCCAGCGGTTCGGTTACATAATCATTGCGTTCACACTTTTCTGGGTGCCCATGGTGGTTATTCTGCTTATAAACACACTCATCACATCGCAGGAC TTGCTGATGGAGCTGGAGACTTCAGCCGTGGTGCTGACCTGTGTGCAGGCTGCAGTGGATCCCCTCATTTACACTTTTGTCACCAAGCAGTTTCACTCTGAACTCCGCAAGATCCTCTCCTCCATCCCAGGATGTCCCCTAAAACTGAGAGCCTGA
- the ddx20 gene encoding putative ATP-dependent RNA helicase DDX20: MAASMRKAAHDIETRKRTEDVILSEGIDFGSLLLSQAVLDGLSSAGFQKPSPIQLKAIPLGRCGLDLIVQAKSGTGKTCVFCTIALDSLVLENPATQVLVLAPTREIAVQIHSVVMAISCSMEGLQCHVFIGGRPVSQDKPRLKKCHIAVGSPGRIKQLIELGMLSTASIRLFVLDEADKLLEEGSFQEQINWIFSSLPVNKQMLALSATYPEYLAQHLTRYMREPTFVRLNPSDMGLKGLRQYYKLVQSHPLPHKVFEEKVQHLLELFSKIPFNQALVFSNLHTRAQNLADTLSSKGLPAVYISGGLSQDQRLEAMSKLKQYQCRVLISTDLTSRGIDAEKVNLVVNLDVPQDWETYMHRIGRAGRFGTQGLAVTYCCHGEEENRMMAIAQKCGLTLSALPSILEPGLMDEPCDWEVCTEATTPGTVSQLFSRAEKRRTKSEVPTSDSLGDVVVEHRKPKMTHLAPRQAVQDEEMATNTFSTKDALPQTPQVMPTRKELQDALPKIPPLSSFKNCGSRFMTFEEAEQDFHSFITTGLGRSVEIIREYRGREDDGSNDQDEHRVSVTLTDDQAQSLSLNSTRWKSNASLPKIASTSSSSHCDMEKSQDDVTLGGSTQTTRGAKYRALTELQSGTTQTHSVPKPSASRLYDQTPFATSRRDLSQPESSKSVPGRQTNQTAPAQAHRDESKKMKKDTGKQSKKLSEKMKRELKMERDEEDCPKKEEEEEEEEEEEEEEEEEEEWSADSYWRDCYRAWNDYYSSTSPFQEQSYQSYYSVAYNWMAAYRMNAAYMEELMKH, translated from the exons ATGGCTGCCTCCATGAGGAAAGCAGCTCACGACATCGAAACGCGAAAGCGGACTGAAGATGTAATTCTGTCGGAGGGGATCGACTTCGgatccctgctgctgtctcagGCCGTGCTGGACGGACTGTCCTCCGCAGGGTTTCAGAAACCATCCCCGATCCAGCTCAAGGCGATCCCACTGGGGCGCTGCGGACTCG ATTTGATTGTACAGGCCAAGTCTGGCACAGGGAAGacgtgtgtgttctgcaccatAGCCCTCGACTCTCTGGTGCTGGAGAATCCTGCAACTCAG GTTCTTGTGTTGGCTCCTACACGTGAGATTGCGGTGCAGATCCACTCAGTGGTCATGGCCATCAGCTGCTCTATGGAGGGCCTGCAGTGCCATGTTTTTATTGGGGGCAGGCCTGTGAGTCAGGACAAACCCCGTCTGAAGAAGTGTCACATAGCCGTGGGCTCACCTG GTCGCATCAAGCAGCTTATTGAGTTGGGGATGTTGTCCACTGCAAGCATAAGATTGTTTGTTCTGGATGAAGCAGACAAACTGCTGGAGGAGGGCAGCTTCCAGGAGCAGATAAA CTGgatcttctcctctctgcctgtgaACAAACAGATGCTTGCACTTTCTGCAACCTACCCAGAATACCTTGCCCAGCACCTTACCCGCTACATGAGAGAGCCCACCTTTGTTAGACTCAATCCCAGTGACATGGGCTTGAAAG GTTTGAGGCAGTATTACAAGCTGGTGCAGTCTCATCCATTGCCTCACAAGGTTTTTGAGGAGAAGGTGCAGCACTTACTGGAGCTCTTCAGTAAAATCCCATTCAATCAAGCTCTAGTGTTTTCCAACCTACACACAAG GGCCCAGAACCTGGCAGACACCCTGTCCTCCAAAGGCTTACCTGCTGTTTATATCTCAG GTGGGCTGAGTCAGGACCAGAGACTGGAGGCCATGTCAAAGCTGAAGCAGTACCAATGCAGAGTCCTCATCTCCACAGATCTG ACTTCCAGAGGTATAGATGCTGAGAAAGTCAACTTGGTGGTAAATCTGGATGTGCCGCAGGATTGGGAAACATATATGCACAGAATTGGACGAGCTGGGCGTTTTG GCACTCAGGGGCTGGCCGTGACatactgttgccatggtgaggaggagaaccgGATGATGGCCATCGCTCAAAAGTGTGGTCTCACTTTGTCTGCATTGCCAT CCATCTTAGAACCAGGGTTGATGGATGAGCCATGTGACTGGGAGGTCTGCACTGAAGCCACCACTCCAGGCACTGTATCCCAGCTGTTCTCTAGAGCCGAGAAGAGGCGCACAAAGAGTGAAGTCCCTACATCTGATTCCTTAGGGGATGTAGTTGTAGAGCACAGGAAGCCAAAAATGACTCATCTAGCACCCAGACAGGCAGTGCAGGATGAGGAGATGGCTACAAACACATTCTCCACAAAGGACGCTCTACCACAGACTCCTCAAGTGATGCCAACACGAAAGGAGCTGCAGGACGCTCTGCCAAAAATCCCACCTCTAAGCTCATTTAAGAATTGCGGGTCAAGGTTTATGACCTTTGAGGAAGCAGAGCAAGACTTCCACAGCTTCATCACCACAGGGCTGGGGAGATCAGTGGAGATCATCAGGGAGTACAGAGGCCGAGAGGACGATGGCAGCAATGATCAGGACGAGCACAGGGTGTCCGTCACACTTACTGATGATCAAGCTCAGAGCTTATCACTAAATAGTACACGGTGGAAATCTAATGCGTCACTTCCAAAGATAGCGTCTACATCTTCAAGCTCTCACTGTGATATGGAGAAGAGCCAGGATGATGTGACTCTGGGAGGCTCAACTCAAACCACACGAGGAGCTAAATATAGAGCTTTGACTGAGCTTCAGTCTGgaactacacagacacacagtgtgcctAAACCTTCTGCATCCAGATTGTACGACCAGACACCCTTCGCAACAAGTAGGAGAGATTTGTCTCAGCCTGAAAGCAGCAAATCTGTACCGGGCAGGCAAACCAATCAGACAGCTCCGGCACAGGCTCACAGAGATGAatcaaaaaagatgaaaaaggaCACTGGGAAACAGAGCAAAAAGCTCtcagaaaagatgaaaagagaACTGAAAATGGAAAGGGATGAAGAAGATTGCCccaagaaagaggaggaggaggaggaggaggaggaggaggaggaagaagaagaagaagaggaggagtggagtGCTGATTCTTACTGGAGAGACTGCTACCGAGCCTGGAATGATTACTACAGCTCCACGTCACCTTTTCAGGAGCAGAGTTACCAAAGCTATTACAGTGTAGCTTACAACTGGATGGCAGCTTATCGTATGAATGCAGCGTACATGGAAGAACTCATGAAACACTGA